The following are from one region of the Paracoccus sp. S3-43 genome:
- a CDS encoding bifunctional allantoicase/(S)-ureidoglycine aminohydrolase, which translates to MTDTTPDLPPAGAPTGDIAKIAVPQPNRVPYAGPVAGLPPQTGMTTDTAVFTEAYAVIPRSVMRDIVTSYLPGWTGMRMWMIARPLSGFAETFSQYIVELATGGGSDNPDDDPEIQHALFVTGGELSVTIDGAEHLLRPGGFAYVPPGTVWSVQNTTPGNTGFHWWRKRWQPVEGVSRPDPIIAQEQDIAPSMMPDTDGAWGTTRFMDPADLRHDMHITVVTFKPGGSIPFAETHVMEHGLFVLEGKAVYRLNRDWVEVGPGDYMWLRAFCPQACYAGGPGPFRYLLYKDVNRHAPLWPNR; encoded by the coding sequence ATGACCGATACCACCCCGGATCTGCCGCCCGCCGGCGCACCGACCGGCGACATCGCCAAGATCGCCGTCCCGCAGCCGAACCGCGTGCCCTATGCCGGTCCCGTCGCGGGCCTGCCGCCGCAGACCGGCATGACCACCGACACGGCGGTTTTTACCGAAGCCTATGCGGTGATCCCCCGCAGCGTGATGCGCGACATCGTCACCAGCTATCTGCCCGGCTGGACCGGGATGCGGATGTGGATGATCGCCCGGCCCCTGTCGGGCTTTGCCGAGACCTTCAGCCAGTACATCGTCGAGCTGGCGACGGGCGGCGGGTCCGACAATCCCGACGACGACCCGGAAATCCAGCACGCCCTGTTCGTCACCGGCGGCGAACTGTCCGTCACCATCGACGGCGCCGAACACCTGCTGCGTCCGGGCGGCTTCGCCTATGTCCCGCCCGGCACGGTCTGGTCGGTGCAGAACACCACCCCCGGCAACACCGGCTTTCACTGGTGGCGCAAGCGGTGGCAGCCGGTCGAGGGCGTCAGCCGCCCCGACCCGATCATCGCGCAGGAACAGGACATCGCCCCCTCGATGATGCCCGACACGGACGGGGCCTGGGGCACGACGCGCTTCATGGACCCAGCCGACCTGCGCCACGACATGCATATCACCGTCGTGACCTTCAAGCCGGGCGGCTCCATCCCCTTCGCGGAAACGCACGTCATGGAACACGGGCTGTTCGTGCTGGAGGGCAAGGCCGTCTATCGCCTGAACCGCGACTGGGTCGAGGTCGGCCCCGGCGACTATATGTGGCTGCGCGCCTTCTGCCCGCAGGCCTGCTATGCGGGCGGGCCGGGGCCGTTCCGTTACCTGCTGTATAAGGACGTGAACCGCCACGCGCCCCTGTGGCCGAACAGATAG
- a CDS encoding carboxypeptidase M32, giving the protein MTAINDLLAFQRQTEALSSVAERLGWDQETVMPRGAVEQRAEEMAAIEAVLHERRTDPRIGEWLEVAEPQTEAEARSVELIARDFNRANRVPAQLAQELARLTSLAQGIWAAARANDAPEDFLPTLDQVLVLKQNEAAAIADGRDPYDALLDDYEQGMTGAHIAALFDTMRPRLVALREEVLGSDNQPQPLTGHFPQETQIRLARICATAFGYDWSRGRMDIAVHPFSSGRWQDSRITTRVVETDPFNCLYSTIHEVGHSSYELGIDDDYAFTPLGRGVSMGVHESQSRIYENQLGRGRAFTGWLFNRMSDAFDGLNIGDEDAFHATVNRVTPGFIRTEADEVQYNLHIMMRFDLERDLISGRLSTDDLVEAWNARFLRDFGVVVDRPANGVLQDVHWAVGLFGYFPTYALGNVYAGCLNQAMREAVPDLDAALAAGDAAPAVEWLRENVQRHGGLLPPRALIEEATGADVSPEPLLTYLEGKFGQIYDL; this is encoded by the coding sequence ATGACGGCCATCAACGACCTGCTTGCCTTTCAGCGCCAGACCGAGGCGCTGTCCTCGGTCGCCGAACGCCTCGGCTGGGATCAGGAAACCGTCATGCCGCGCGGCGCGGTCGAACAGCGGGCCGAGGAAATGGCCGCGATCGAGGCCGTACTGCACGAACGCCGCACCGACCCCCGCATCGGCGAATGGCTGGAGGTGGCAGAACCGCAGACCGAGGCCGAGGCCCGGTCCGTCGAACTGATCGCGCGCGATTTCAACCGCGCGAACCGCGTCCCGGCCCAGCTGGCGCAGGAACTGGCGCGCCTGACCTCTCTGGCGCAGGGCATCTGGGCCGCCGCGCGGGCCAATGACGCGCCCGAGGATTTTCTGCCGACGCTGGATCAGGTTCTGGTCCTGAAGCAGAACGAGGCCGCAGCCATTGCCGATGGCCGCGACCCCTATGACGCGCTGCTGGACGATTACGAACAGGGCATGACGGGCGCGCACATCGCTGCGCTGTTCGACACCATGCGCCCGCGCCTTGTGGCCCTGCGCGAGGAGGTGCTGGGGTCCGACAACCAGCCGCAGCCCTTGACCGGCCATTTTCCGCAGGAAACCCAGATCCGGCTGGCGCGCATCTGCGCGACCGCCTTCGGCTATGACTGGTCGCGGGGGCGGATGGACATCGCCGTCCATCCCTTCAGCAGCGGCCGCTGGCAGGACAGCCGCATCACCACGCGGGTGGTGGAAACCGATCCCTTCAACTGCCTCTATTCGACCATCCACGAGGTGGGCCATTCCAGTTATGAACTGGGCATCGACGACGACTATGCCTTCACCCCGCTGGGCCGGGGCGTGTCCATGGGCGTCCATGAAAGCCAGAGCCGCATCTATGAAAACCAGCTGGGCCGGGGCCGTGCCTTTACCGGCTGGCTGTTCAACCGCATGTCGGACGCCTTCGACGGGCTGAACATCGGTGACGAGGACGCCTTCCACGCCACCGTGAACCGCGTCACGCCGGGCTTCATCCGCACCGAGGCCGACGAGGTGCAATACAACCTGCACATCATGATGCGGTTTGATCTGGAACGCGACCTGATCTCGGGGCGGCTGTCCACCGACGATCTGGTCGAGGCATGGAACGCCCGTTTCCTGCGCGACTTCGGCGTGGTGGTGGACCGGCCCGCGAATGGCGTCTTGCAGGACGTGCATTGGGCGGTGGGCCTGTTCGGCTATTTCCCGACCTATGCCCTGGGCAATGTCTATGCGGGCTGCCTGAACCAGGCGATGCGGGAGGCCGTGCCCGACCTGGACGCGGCGCTTGCCGCGGGCGATGCCGCGCCCGCTGTCGAATGGCTGCGGGAAAATGTGCAGCGCCATGGCGGGCTGCTGCCTCCGCGCGCGCTGATCGAGGAGGCGACCGGCGCCGATGTCTCGCCCGAGCCGCTGCTGACCTATCTGGAGGGGAAGTTCGGGCAGATCTACGACCTGTAA
- the puuE gene encoding allantoinase PuuE, whose translation MRYSRDLRGYGETTPDPQWPGGARIAVQIVVNYEEGGENSIEHGDAASEAFLSEIIGAQPWPGKRHWNMESIYDYGARAGFWRLHRMLRDIPVTVYGVATALERSPEQVAAMQAAGWEIATHGLKWIDYRDVPREVEAEHIAQAVALHTAVTGERPRGFYQGRTSMNTVALGCEEGGFEYLADSIADDLPYWHVHQGRPQLMVPYTMDANDMRFSSGQGFGTGVEFFDYLRDSFDILYAEGAAGAPKMMSVGLHCRLAGRPGRAMAIQRFLDHSRSHEGVWFATRLDIARHWAEMHPYQPKTRPSGMDRDSFVTRFGGIYEHSPWIAERVWDAEMGAVHDSATGLAARMAQVFRSASDEERLGVLNAHPDLAGKLAQARRLTADSTAEQASAGLDSLTDEERATFTRLNDAYVAKHGFPFIIAVRDHDKAGIMRAMQARIDNDTPTERAEAERQVARIGELRLKEALK comes from the coding sequence ATGCGCTATAGCCGCGACCTGCGAGGATATGGAGAGACCACCCCCGACCCGCAATGGCCCGGCGGCGCCCGGATCGCCGTGCAGATCGTCGTCAATTACGAGGAAGGCGGCGAGAACAGCATCGAACATGGCGATGCCGCGTCCGAGGCCTTCCTGTCCGAGATCATCGGCGCCCAGCCCTGGCCCGGCAAGCGGCACTGGAACATGGAATCGATCTATGACTATGGCGCGCGGGCGGGCTTCTGGCGGCTGCACCGGATGCTGCGCGACATTCCCGTCACCGTCTATGGCGTCGCGACCGCGCTGGAACGCAGCCCCGAACAGGTGGCCGCCATGCAGGCCGCCGGGTGGGAGATTGCAACCCATGGGCTGAAATGGATCGACTATCGCGATGTGCCGCGCGAGGTGGAGGCCGAGCATATCGCCCAGGCCGTCGCCCTGCACACCGCCGTCACCGGCGAACGCCCGCGCGGCTTCTATCAAGGCCGCACGTCCATGAACACGGTGGCGCTTGGCTGCGAGGAAGGCGGCTTCGAATACCTGGCCGACAGCATCGCCGACGACCTGCCCTATTGGCATGTCCATCAGGGCCGCCCGCAACTGATGGTGCCCTATACGATGGACGCCAACGACATGCGCTTTTCCAGCGGTCAGGGCTTCGGCACCGGGGTCGAGTTCTTCGATTACCTGCGCGACAGCTTCGACATCCTTTATGCCGAAGGGGCTGCGGGCGCGCCCAAGATGATGAGCGTCGGGCTGCATTGCCGTCTTGCCGGGCGTCCGGGCCGGGCCATGGCGATCCAGCGGTTCCTGGATCATAGCCGCTCGCATGAGGGCGTCTGGTTCGCCACGCGGCTGGACATCGCGCGCCACTGGGCCGAGATGCATCCCTATCAGCCGAAGACCCGCCCGTCCGGGATGGATCGCGACAGCTTCGTCACGAGGTTCGGCGGCATCTATGAACATTCCCCTTGGATCGCCGAGCGCGTCTGGGACGCCGAGATGGGCGCGGTCCATGACAGCGCGACGGGCCTTGCCGCGCGGATGGCGCAGGTGTTCCGCAGCGCCTCGGACGAGGAGCGGCTGGGCGTGCTGAACGCCCACCCCGACCTGGCGGGCAAGCTGGCGCAGGCCAGGCGGCTGACGGCGGACAGCACCGCAGAACAGGCCAGCGCCGGTCTAGACAGCCTGACCGACGAGGAACGCGCGACCTTCACCCGCCTGAACGACGCCTATGTCGCCAAGCACGGCTTTCCCTTCATCATCGCCGTGCGCGACCATGACAAGGCGGGCATCATGCGCGCCATGCAGGCCCGCATCGACAACGACACCCCGACCGAACGCGCCGAGGCCGAACGCCAGGTCGCGCGAATCGGCGAGCTTCGCCTGAAAGAGGCCCTGAAATGA